The sequence TTACCACACCTGTCGGCAAGGGGTTCAGGAGTGTCAATGTTACATTGAGACAGACCCTAGACCTCTATGCATGTCTGAGGCCCTGCAGGGCTTTTAAGGGTGCACGGACCAAATTCGAAGGGCTAAACCTTGTAGTCGTAAGAGAAAACACCGAAGACCTCTATGCCGGCATCGAGTTTGCCAAGGGTTCTCAGGAGGCATTGGGGTTGATCGACTACATTGAGAAGGCCGCTCAGAAGCGGATAAGGGAAGATTCCGGGATAAGTATCAAGCCTATATCCGTGTTTGGTACGGAGAGAATAGTGAGGTTTGCCTTTGAGTATGCCAGGGCCAATGGAAGGAAAAAGGTTACTGCTGTGCACAAGGCGAATATTATGAAATTCTCTGACGGGCTTTTTCTTGATGTGGCAAGAGAGGTCGCGGCAGATTACCCGGATATCGGGTTTGAGGACAGGATTATTGACAATATGTGTATGCAGCTTGTTCAGAAACCTGAATTATATGATGTCCTTGTCCTGCCGAACCTTTACGGGGATATCGTTTCAGATCTTGCCGCCGGTCTTATCGGGGGACTGGGTCTTGCGCCCGGGGCCAATATAGGTAAGGATATAGCGGTTTTTGAGCCAACCCATGGCAGTGCACCCAAATATAAGGGACTGAACAAGGTAAATCCCCTTGCCATGATCCTCTCAGGAGTGATGCTGCTCAGGCATATAGGCGAGCGTGAGGCTGCCGTGCGGCTTGAGACGGCCGTTGCTGAGATTATAGAGGAAGGCAGGAGCGTGACCTATGATATGAAACCTGCTGCTGATGACCCCACTGCTGTCGGGACCTCAGAGGTGGCGGATGCAATTATTGAGAAAATGGCACGGTGAAATGTACAGGAAGTTGTAAACACAGAGACACAGAACATATATAATATTCCATTTATCATTTATCATTTTTTTCTGTCGGTTGTTTGTTCTTTCAATAGTAAATGAAAAATAGCAAATGACAAATGATAAATATTCCGGGTAGATAGAGAATGAGAAAATTGGTTACAGTTATAGGGGCTGGAAATGTGGGAGCTACGCTTGCACAGCTTATTGTGCAGTCGGGCCTGTCTGATGTTGTTCTGTATGATATTGTTGAGGGGATGCCTCAGGGCAAGGCCCTGGACATGATGGAGGCATCTCCGTTGTGGGATGTCAGCGTTAATATAAGGGGAGTAAACGATTTAAAGGATATTGCCGGCTCTCATATAGTCGTAATTACTGCAGGGGCGGCAAGAAAGCCCGGCATGTCAAGGGATGACCTTTTGAATATAAATGCCGGTGTTGTCAGGACTGTCAGTAAGGGGATTGCAGAATATTGTCCTGGGAGCATTGTCGTTGTTGTGACAAACCCTATGGATGTAATGGCCCAGTTATGCCGGGCAACGACCGGTTTCCCTGCTGAGAGGGTTATGGGAATGGGTGGTGTCCTTGATTCGGCAAGGTTCAGGACTTTTGTTGCAGAAGAATTGGGTGTTTCGCCTCAGGATGTTGAGGCACTTGTATTGGGTGGTCACGGGGACCAGATGGTTCCCATGCCGAGGTATACTACGGTAAGGGGGGTGCCGATAACAGACCTGCTCCCTGCCGTGAAGATCGAATCATTGAGTGAGAGAACAAGAAACGGTGGTGCAGAGATAGTTGCGCTCCTTAAAACCGGGAGTGCGTATTATGCACCGGCAGCCTCTGCCTTCCAGATGGTCAGGGCTATACTGCTTGACGAGAAGAGGGTGGTGCCGGCAGCAGTCCGTCTAAACGGTGAATACGGAATTGACGGCCTGTATGCAGGTGTGCCTGTTGTTCTTGGCTCTAAGGGTGTAGAGAGGATTATAGAGCTTCAGCTTGAAGCGGATGAGAAGGCTTTTTTTGAAAGATCGGTTCAGGCTGTAAAGGGACTTATTGAGAAGATAGGATTGATGATTGACGATTGACCATTTTCGATTGAGTATTGATTATTTCTCTGCGAACTCCGCGCTCTCTGCGTGAAAAAAATCAGTATTTATAATAAACGTTTTATGTCTGTAAGAATCTGTGGCTAACGAAAAAATGAGGAGGAATTGGTATATGGAGAGGACGCTTTCAATTGTTAAGCCTGATGGGGTCAAGAATAATTTCATTGGAGATGTGGTTGGCAGATTTGAGAAAAACGGATTAAGGGTTGCAGCTCTCAAGATGATAAGGATGAGCAGGGATGAGGCAAAGGGTTTTTATATAGTCCATAAGGAGAGACCGTTTTATGAGAGCCTTACTGATTTCATGTCTGAAGGGCCCATTGTTGTGATGGTACTGGAGGGTGAGGATGCCATATCAAAGGTGAGGGGCATCATGGGAGCTACAAACCCAAAAGAGGCTGACCAGGGGACGATAAGGGCAGATTTGGCATCTGATATAGAGAGGAATATAGTCCATGGCTCTGACTCCCCGGAGTCCGCAAAGTATGAGATTGGCTATTTTTTCTCTTTCCTTGAGATTGTTAATACCGGGAAATAAGATAAAAAAAGAACCCCTCCCCCCTATGAAGGGAGGGGTTTTATAAGGAGGAGGTTTGGGGTTGAAGCCACTTTATGCTACCGAATTCCGCCTCTTTTGAAGCGCTGTATATAGTTGTAAGGCTTAATCGGAGCGTCAAGTTCAAACTCTTTAATCTCGCCTGTTGACGTCTGTGCAAAACCTTTAATGGTACCTTTTTTGGTTATCATTCCAACTATGCTCGACGGTGCGCCCCTGCCTATGTCCTTTCTCCTGTCAACAGTGGGCTTGCCGGTTCCCTTGTCTTCCACAAATACATGACTTCTGAAGGCGGTTCCTGTCTCATAATATACAACGTAAACATTGCTCTCTCCTTCAGGAGAACACAGATTGGTGTCAGGCAGGTAAGTTGCCCAGGCAACGAGACCTCCCATGACCAGGGGTTTTACAAAGTTCCTCTCTCCGGAGATCGGGAAGTCTATATACCACCCATCGGATGAGTTAATTTTACTGATTAGTTCCGTCCAGTTGGAAGCACCTGAAACCCCTGCTATGGTGCCGCCTCCTACAGAGACAACAGCACTGCTTACATTGAGCAGGTTTCCCAGGGAGACAGTATCGGTACATGAGTAATTGTCGGAGATCCAGGGTTTACAGATGTCCTTTATTCCGTAAAAAGCCTGCTGGTCGGTGTTTTCCTTGTCTGACTGGTCAAGGAATTTGCCGGTGCCGAAGAATACCCACAGGTTGCCGTCTCCATCCAGTGATGCAGAGGGTGAAGCTGTCACAGGTCTACCCGGGTTATAAAGTGTTGAGAGGTTCCAGGTAGCGGGATCCGAGCTATTTTGTGTTACCAGCCTTAACATCTTCCCCTGCCACGCGTTTCCCTGTTCATATGCCGTGCCGATATAAACCACGTCGGAAGTTTGATCGTTGTTTACATCTACTGAAATGGCGTCTGCCATAAAGGAATTGTTATTCCCTGAAGGGATTTTTTTCCAGTAGTTGTTTGAGAGATTCCAGTCGGAAACCACGCCGTATGTCCCTGTTAAATCAAGGATATAGACTGAGCCTTTGGTGCTGCGGGAACATTTGACATTTGTTGTCGGCCCCGAGCCGAAGACGGTGAACCATTTATCAGCGCCTACTTTCACGATAGCGGGATAGACGGAAGTAAAGCCGAGGTTGTCATCGGTGAACGTCCACAGGAGCGTTGGTTCCTTTTCAGGGTCAGTGATATCCAGCGCAAAATATGTTGACCTGAAGGTCCTGTTTTCCGTGCCTGATCCAAAATCGTCTGTTACACATATAGGCTTGCCTCCATATCGCATTCCGCCTATAAGGATTGTACCCCATCCGCCGGGATGGGCATCGTCAGTAGGGTCAAAAATCCTGACATCGGCAATCCTTGGTTTCAGATCCACGTAATAGACATGAGTATAGTCAGGATCAGTGAGCCACTTTAGCTGGGGCAGCAGGTCCCTTGGG is a genomic window of Nitrospirota bacterium containing:
- a CDS encoding isocitrate/isopropylmalate dehydrogenase family protein; translation: MMHRITLIPGDGVGPEITEATVRVIEATGVPIEWDVQEAGEDVYQSEGTPLPDRVIESIRKNRVAIKGPVTTPVGKGFRSVNVTLRQTLDLYACLRPCRAFKGARTKFEGLNLVVVRENTEDLYAGIEFAKGSQEALGLIDYIEKAAQKRIREDSGISIKPISVFGTERIVRFAFEYARANGRKKVTAVHKANIMKFSDGLFLDVAREVAADYPDIGFEDRIIDNMCMQLVQKPELYDVLVLPNLYGDIVSDLAAGLIGGLGLAPGANIGKDIAVFEPTHGSAPKYKGLNKVNPLAMILSGVMLLRHIGEREAAVRLETAVAEIIEEGRSVTYDMKPAADDPTAVGTSEVADAIIEKMAR
- the mdh gene encoding malate dehydrogenase, encoding MRKLVTVIGAGNVGATLAQLIVQSGLSDVVLYDIVEGMPQGKALDMMEASPLWDVSVNIRGVNDLKDIAGSHIVVITAGAARKPGMSRDDLLNINAGVVRTVSKGIAEYCPGSIVVVVTNPMDVMAQLCRATTGFPAERVMGMGGVLDSARFRTFVAEELGVSPQDVEALVLGGHGDQMVPMPRYTTVRGVPITDLLPAVKIESLSERTRNGGAEIVALLKTGSAYYAPAASAFQMVRAILLDEKRVVPAAVRLNGEYGIDGLYAGVPVVLGSKGVERIIELQLEADEKAFFERSVQAVKGLIEKIGLMIDD
- the ndk gene encoding nucleoside-diphosphate kinase, producing MERTLSIVKPDGVKNNFIGDVVGRFEKNGLRVAALKMIRMSRDEAKGFYIVHKERPFYESLTDFMSEGPIVVMVLEGEDAISKVRGIMGATNPKEADQGTIRADLASDIERNIVHGSDSPESAKYEIGYFFSFLEIVNTGK